The Haematobia irritans isolate KBUSLIRL chromosome 1, ASM5000362v1, whole genome shotgun sequence DNA segment TAGAAACAGATACAAATTGTATGAGAATTGCtataaattatatgtgtggcatATCCTTCTACTCACCTTCCAATGTTCTACCCCAGCCGGCCACAATAAGCAATTCACCGGGTGTTATGTCCATTCTTGTTTCCGGCAATGGCAGACAAATGGGTCGTATGAAATCGGAGTATTGgacctcttggtctagccgtatGAGGGCAATATCATGATATTTGTTATTATTGCGCACATCATATTCAGGATGTGCTATGACCTGCTCGAAACCCACTTCAACCACTTTGTTGTTACAATCACCGGAAATGCAATCGATTTCCTCGTTTATGTTGTACTCACCCAAACGGATACGTGTGCTGTGTGTATGTGAGggaggagattttttttttaatttcccccTTATGACAAGATATATTCAGCCATACTTACAGTGGTCCAATTACCTGTTCTATTTCACCTTTTACACAATGGGCAGCTGTAATAACATAGCGTCTGTTGATGAGGCTGCCACCGCAATTCAATACCATTTcacctttttctataaaaatgaagaaaatttaatattttagtgaATGTTAAGAGCGTTCTGACTATTGTCATTGCCCCACATCAATGGTGAATGATTCATTATGACCATTAGTTTACTTACTAGTCCTATATTCCAATAGGGCCATCCATGGATATTCATCTAAAGCTGTATCATTGCCATTGTAGATTTTCTCACCAATTGGTTGATGACCACATTGATTGGGTACGGGCAGTAGATCACTGCTACTTTCATAATCACTGTCTGATGTACAGCACACATGTGGGACATTTGTATAGGCACATTGGGATTGCTGAATGAATCTTGTCTGCTGTGGAGTTCGATTTGTATTCTTCAGGGTATTCACAAGAACTTCACAATCATATATCGATATACAATTGCCGGGTTTCCCATTGGGATTATTGCAGCTTTCTGTGAAATAATAATGGAAGAAAATTGAATCATATCAATATCAATCAAGAATTGGTTAATGTTTGCATAAATAATCCATGTCATTGGTTTATGACAAATTAATGTGGATAATCTTTTACGAGGGTTGgacgataattttgtcagtcacaTCATCTAATGGAAaagtaaagcaaaaaaaaatgcactAATAT contains these protein-coding regions:
- the Sp7 gene encoding serine protease 7, whose translation is MVNVNSHQRWPLASMGPLIVILCLVLNDCHRVYAQQSCNNPNGKPGNCISIYDCEVLVNTLKNTNRTPQQTRFIQQSQCAYTNVPHVCCTSDSDYESSSDLLPVPNQCGHQPIGEKIYNGNDTALDEYPWMALLEYRTKKGEMVLNCGGSLINRRYVITAAHCVKGEIEQVIGPLTRIRLGEYNINEEIDCISGDCNNKVVEVGFEQVIAHPEYDVRNNNKYHDIALIRLDQEVQYSDFIRPICLPLPETRMDITPGELLIVAGWGRTLEARQSNVKKQLAIPVAASDVCAQKYATKKVSLINSQLCAGGEFSKDSCDGDSGGPLMRQGYKKRWYLEGVVSFGNRCGLEGWPGVYTRVSDYIPWIQQTVRA